The proteins below come from a single Natrinema sp. SYSU A 869 genomic window:
- a CDS encoding molybdopterin-binding protein, giving the protein MNVAIVTVGDEILAGSTTNTNASWLAERITDRGSTVRRILTIPDDRDLIADYVDRWSDAFDAVIVTGGIGGTPDDVTVEAVADGLEREFVVHGEIRERLVEKAAAFRDENPDMVEEYDLQLDIDAAASIPEGATPIVTDKGWAPGCIVENVYVFAGIPDEMQAMFEAVEDEFQGDSTAETLYTPAPEGSLHEALEGVTERFDVSVGSYPRSENRPGRIRVSSTNPETVEAAIAWLCERVETTAPPSASKGPTE; this is encoded by the coding sequence ATGAACGTCGCGATCGTCACCGTCGGCGACGAAATTCTCGCGGGATCGACGACCAACACCAACGCGTCGTGGCTGGCCGAGCGGATCACCGACCGGGGCAGCACCGTCCGGCGCATCCTGACGATTCCCGACGACCGGGACCTCATCGCGGACTACGTCGACCGCTGGAGCGACGCGTTCGACGCCGTGATCGTCACCGGCGGCATCGGCGGCACCCCCGACGACGTGACCGTCGAAGCCGTCGCGGACGGCTTAGAGCGCGAGTTCGTCGTCCACGGCGAGATCCGAGAGCGACTCGTCGAGAAGGCGGCCGCGTTCCGGGACGAGAACCCGGACATGGTCGAGGAGTACGACCTGCAACTCGACATCGATGCGGCGGCCTCGATTCCCGAGGGCGCGACGCCGATCGTCACCGACAAGGGGTGGGCCCCGGGCTGCATCGTCGAGAACGTCTACGTCTTCGCTGGCATTCCCGACGAGATGCAGGCGATGTTCGAGGCAGTCGAAGACGAGTTCCAGGGCGACTCGACCGCAGAAACGCTGTACACGCCAGCACCCGAGGGGTCGCTCCACGAGGCTCTCGAGGGAGTCACTGAGCGCTTCGACGTTTCGGTCGGGAGCTATCCGCGAAGCGAGAACCGCCCCGGTCGGATCCGCGTCTCGAGTACGAATCCGGAAACGGTCGAGGCGGCGATCGCGTGGCTCTGCGAGCGCGTCGAGACGACCGCACCGCCGTCCGCGAGCAAGGGGCCGACTGAGTAG
- a CDS encoding hemolysin family protein, whose amino-acid sequence MVAVDLAFSFGRLLFALFLVFLNGFFVAAEFAYVRIRPTQIEELVAEGRSSAKLVQEAEENLDDYLATTQLGITIASLGLGWVGEPAIASLLRPVLGPVLSAGTLHLVSIVIGFSVITFLHVVFGELAPKTLAIADAERIALLVAAPMKFFYYIFIPGIIVFNGTANFFTRLIGVAPASERDESHSEEEILRIVAQSGEQGAVDMDEVEMIESVFDLGETVAREIMVPRPDVVTVRAGMPLSELRGVAASGNYTRFPVVDEVADEPVIGFVHAKDVLQAIEAADGDDAGDEPVGEPTARDLARDVLIVPETRRIDEILAEFRKQNVQMAVVIDEWGAFEGILTIEDVIEEVVGEIQDEFDVASMEPSVDELPDGRYAMDGGVPLADVNETLGTEFEGDAFDTIGGLVLSRLGRAPEVGDSIEADGYELTVEGVEGTRISRVTVSEAVPEAEGSSD is encoded by the coding sequence ATGGTAGCCGTCGACCTCGCCTTCTCGTTCGGGCGACTCCTCTTCGCCCTCTTCCTTGTCTTCCTGAACGGCTTTTTCGTCGCCGCGGAGTTCGCGTACGTCCGTATCCGGCCGACGCAGATCGAAGAGCTCGTCGCGGAGGGGCGGTCGTCGGCGAAGCTCGTCCAGGAGGCCGAGGAGAACCTGGACGACTACCTCGCGACGACCCAGTTGGGTATCACGATCGCCTCACTGGGGCTGGGGTGGGTCGGCGAACCGGCCATCGCCTCGCTTCTCAGACCCGTGCTGGGACCGGTGCTTTCCGCTGGAACGCTTCATCTGGTCTCTATCGTGATCGGGTTCAGCGTCATCACCTTCCTGCACGTCGTCTTCGGGGAGCTCGCGCCGAAGACGCTCGCCATCGCGGACGCCGAGCGGATCGCGCTATTGGTCGCCGCGCCGATGAAGTTCTTCTACTACATCTTCATTCCCGGGATCATCGTGTTCAACGGGACGGCGAACTTCTTTACGCGGCTCATCGGCGTCGCGCCGGCCTCCGAGCGCGACGAGAGCCACAGCGAGGAGGAGATCCTGCGGATCGTCGCCCAGTCCGGCGAACAGGGAGCCGTCGACATGGACGAAGTCGAGATGATCGAATCCGTCTTCGACCTCGGCGAGACGGTCGCCCGCGAGATCATGGTGCCGCGCCCGGACGTCGTCACCGTCCGCGCCGGCATGCCCCTCTCTGAACTCCGCGGCGTCGCCGCCAGCGGGAACTACACGCGGTTCCCCGTCGTCGACGAGGTCGCCGACGAACCGGTCATCGGGTTCGTCCACGCGAAGGACGTCCTCCAGGCCATCGAGGCCGCAGACGGGGACGACGCGGGCGACGAACCGGTCGGTGAACCGACCGCTCGCGACCTCGCTCGAGACGTCCTCATTGTTCCCGAAACCCGACGGATCGACGAGATCCTCGCGGAGTTCCGCAAACAGAACGTCCAGATGGCCGTCGTCATCGACGAGTGGGGTGCCTTCGAGGGCATCCTGACCATTGAGGACGTCATCGAGGAAGTCGTCGGCGAGATCCAGGACGAGTTCGACGTCGCATCGATGGAACCCTCGGTCGACGAACTCCCCGACGGCCGCTACGCCATGGACGGCGGCGTTCCGCTCGCGGACGTCAACGAGACGCTCGGAACCGAATTCGAGGGCGACGCGTTCGACACCATCGGCGGTCTGGTGTTGAGTCGCCTCGGTCGCGCGCCCGAAGTCGGCGACTCGATCGAGGCCGACGGCTACGAGTTGACCGTCGAGGGCGTGGAGGGAACTCGCATCTCGCGGGTGACCGTCAGCGAGGCCGTTCCGGAGGCCGAAGGATCGTCCGATTGA
- the bioD gene encoding dethiobiotin synthase — MSAERPIAVVGTGTDVGKTVVTAGLTRLLREEGHDARAIKPAQTGHPPADVDGSQSSARQASLVGDAGFVAAACDTPEAATCPRYLEPALAPRVAAEVAGEDLEYEAIRTACEREIETTPVPIVEGIGGLRVPLAGDQEVLDLIADLAATAVVVTRSGLGTLNHTALSVDALEDRGIDICGLIVNEYAGETIAERTNPDELERMTGYPVETVPPLGGTERDGDTEPRALAAGVSDALSSAFRDRLPVEVR; from the coding sequence ATGAGCGCCGAGCGGCCGATTGCCGTCGTCGGCACTGGAACGGACGTCGGGAAGACGGTCGTGACGGCCGGGCTCACGCGCTTGCTCCGCGAGGAGGGCCACGACGCTCGGGCGATCAAACCGGCCCAGACCGGCCATCCGCCCGCCGACGTTGACGGCTCACAGTCGTCGGCTCGGCAAGCTTCGCTCGTCGGTGACGCGGGGTTCGTCGCCGCGGCCTGTGACACTCCAGAGGCCGCGACCTGTCCACGCTATCTCGAGCCGGCGCTCGCGCCGCGCGTCGCGGCCGAGGTCGCCGGGGAGGACCTCGAGTACGAAGCGATCCGCACAGCTTGCGAGCGCGAGATAGAGACGACCCCGGTCCCGATCGTCGAGGGGATCGGCGGCCTCCGGGTTCCGCTGGCCGGCGATCAGGAGGTGCTCGACCTCATCGCCGACCTCGCGGCCACGGCGGTCGTCGTCACGCGGTCAGGACTGGGCACGCTCAATCACACCGCGCTCTCGGTCGACGCGCTCGAGGATCGAGGAATCGACATTTGCGGTCTCATCGTCAACGAGTACGCCGGCGAAACGATCGCGGAGCGGACCAATCCCGACGAACTCGAGCGGATGACCGGGTATCCCGTCGAGACGGTACCGCCGCTGGGCGGGACCGAACGTGATGGCGATACCGAACCGCGTGCCCTCGCTGCGGGCGTCAGCGATGCACTGTCGTCGGCGTTTCGCGATCGACTCCCGGTAGAAGTTCGCTGA
- a CDS encoding 8-amino-7-oxononanoate synthase translates to MADRGFDLEDRLEVLEENDLKRALSPGDRVAERGYFAEPSGGELPVLDTAEALVFASNNYLGLTDDQRIQDAARQAAATVGTGAGASRLVTGDTMVHRDLERQLAEVKGTERALAFSSGYAANVGTITGLEPDVVFSDELNHASIIDGCRLADTETVVYDHCDAASLRSKLEDRAERATQDGRDPTDESWLIVTDSVFSMDGTVAPLEAICDAAEAFGAWVMADEAHATGLYANGGGVVQAEGLEDRVHIQMGTLSKALASQGGYVAGSAALIECLLNDARSFVFSTGLTPPAVAAASEALHVARYGGAREELWENVAHLRDGLESMGFEVLGDSQILPVLVGNRRDAIALADGVRERDVVAPAIRPPTVPEGTSRIRVVPMATHDRNDIITCLEAFRAAGKEVGLL, encoded by the coding sequence ATGGCCGACCGCGGGTTCGACCTCGAGGACCGACTCGAAGTCCTCGAGGAAAACGACTTGAAACGCGCGCTATCGCCCGGTGACCGGGTCGCCGAGCGCGGCTACTTCGCCGAGCCCTCGGGCGGCGAATTACCCGTACTCGACACAGCGGAGGCGCTCGTCTTCGCCTCGAACAACTATCTCGGACTGACCGACGACCAGCGGATACAGGACGCGGCCCGGCAGGCCGCTGCGACCGTCGGGACGGGTGCCGGGGCGAGCCGACTCGTCACTGGCGATACGATGGTCCACCGCGACCTCGAACGGCAACTCGCCGAGGTCAAAGGCACCGAGCGCGCGCTAGCCTTTTCGTCGGGCTACGCCGCGAACGTCGGAACGATTACGGGACTCGAGCCGGACGTGGTCTTCTCCGACGAGTTAAACCACGCGAGCATCATCGACGGCTGTCGGCTCGCGGACACCGAAACCGTCGTCTACGACCACTGCGATGCTGCGAGTCTTCGATCGAAGCTCGAGGACCGAGCCGAACGAGCGACGCAGGATGGCCGCGATCCGACTGACGAGTCCTGGCTGATCGTCACCGATTCGGTGTTCAGCATGGACGGCACCGTTGCCCCGCTCGAGGCGATCTGTGACGCCGCCGAGGCGTTCGGCGCGTGGGTGATGGCCGATGAAGCCCACGCAACGGGTCTCTATGCGAACGGCGGTGGCGTCGTCCAAGCGGAAGGACTCGAGGACCGGGTCCACATTCAGATGGGGACCCTTTCGAAAGCGCTGGCGAGCCAAGGCGGCTACGTCGCTGGCAGCGCGGCGTTGATCGAATGCTTGCTCAACGACGCGCGCTCCTTTGTCTTCTCGACCGGACTCACGCCACCGGCGGTTGCGGCCGCGAGCGAGGCGCTCCACGTCGCCCGCTACGGCGGTGCACGAGAGGAACTCTGGGAGAACGTCGCCCACCTCCGCGACGGCCTCGAGTCGATGGGATTCGAGGTGTTGGGCGACTCCCAGATCCTCCCCGTGCTCGTAGGCAATCGGCGGGACGCGATCGCTCTCGCTGACGGGGTCCGCGAACGCGATGTCGTCGCGCCGGCGATCCGACCGCCGACCGTTCCCGAGGGGACCAGCCGCATCCGCGTCGTCCCGATGGCGACGCACGATCGGAACGACATCATCACCTGCCTCGAGGCGTTTCGCGCGGCGGGCAAGGAAGTGGGGCTGCTATGA